The sequence TGACGCCACCCTCCTTCGGCGGCCGGTGCCGGTCCGCCCCTCGGCGGCCGGTGCGGGCCGGTCCGCGCGGTACGTGCGAAGGCGGGGCGCCGGACATACTAAGCGCCCGCTCACCCTTGAAGTTACCCGCACGTACGGCGGGTGTCCAGACGACCGAGGGGCGGGCGCGGGGCACTCCGCACGGCGGAACCGGCCCGGCTCACACCGCGCAGGAGCCGCCCCCGGGCCGCCCGCGCTGGGCGCGCGTGGAGACGAGGAGCGCCGCCATCTCGTCCGGGTCGACGTCGTCCTCGCCCTCGACGACGGGGTCCATCCCGACCGGCTCGGGCTCGGCCTCGGGAGGCGGCCCGGCCTTCAGCTGCCCGAGGGGGAAGAAAGCGGTCATGGGGCACCTCCGGGGAGTGTGTGGTCGTGCGGAACCGACTGTACGCGGGGGCGCCCGCACGTACAGGGCGTCCCTCGGGGGAGGATGTCGGGCGTCGGGGCCGGAACAATCTTCGTACAGCAGGCGCACACCCGCCGAGACCCGCGCGTGCGCCACGGCCGGACGCCCGGAAACAGTCCCGCCTCGGCATAATCGCCGCCCGTGGACCCCTCCTTCGACGCCCTCGTCGCCCGCGCCCGCCGCCTCTCCGTCCCCGGCCGCCGTCGCCTCCTCGGGATCGCCGGGGCTCCCGGGGCCGGGAAGTCGACGCTGGCGGAGCGGATCGTGGCCGCCGTGCCCGGCTCCGTGCTCGTACCGATGGACGGATTCCACCTGGCGCAGGCGGAGTTGGAGCGGCTGGGGCGCGCGGGACGCAAGGGGGCGCCCGACACCTTCGACGCGGCCGGGTACGTGGCGCTCCTGCGGCGGCTGCGGGAGCCGGTCGCGGACGAGGTCGTCTACGCGCCGCTGTTCCGCCGGGAGTGGGAGGAACCGCTCGCCGGTGCCGTGCCCGTACCGCCGGACGTGCCGCTCGTCGTCACGGAGGGCAATTACCTGCTGCTCGACACGGGCCCGTGGGCGCCCGTACGGGACCTGCTCGACGAGACGTGGTTCCTCGCCCCGGACCCGGCGACCCGTGTGCGGCGGCTCGTGGAGCGGCACGTGCGGTACGGGAGGCCGCGCGCGGAGGCGGAGCGGTGGGTGGCGGAGTCGGACGAGGTCAACGCGCGGGTGGTGGAGGGGAGCCGGGCGCGGGCAGAACTGCTCGTGCGGGGGTGAGGCGGGGCCCCGGGCGGGGGCGCGTGCCGAGCCGTCGCCCGGCGCCCCGGGAGCGCCGTAGCGCTCCGCCTCGGCGAGGCCGAGCCCGCTTGCGCGCCGCGTCGATGCGGTGTCGGCGGTCCACACGCTGAGCACGATCGCTTCGCCGGGGAAAGCGCCGCCGAATCAGTCCGGCACGGCCGCGCGGGCCACGGCGTACCCGCGCTCGCAGGCGCCGGGCAGGAACAGGTAGCCGGGATCGGCCGTGCCCTCAACGGCCGGGCGGATGGAGTCCGTTGCCCGGCGCTCCAGGCGTGCCCGGTCATCGCCCCGTCTTGCGCGCGATGACGAGACTTCCCGCCCACGACTTGGGCACCTCCGCGGCTCACGCACGAGCGCGTCGCAGGGGCGGGCCCCCGGGGCCGGTGCGGACGTCCGGCGGGGCGAGCGGTGCGGCGAAGGCCGCCCGGCCCCGGGCGCCGGGCGTGCGGAGCCCGAGCCGCCCGGTCCCGATCGAACCCAACGGCCCGCCCAGGAGACGCAGTTCCTCCACCCGCCGCACGCCCGGCAGCGGGCGGCGTACGAGGGCCCCGCCCTCAGCTCCCCGCCTCCCGCAGGAAGTCCGCCGCCACCTGCCCCCAGCCCTCGACCTCCGCCGCCGTCCGCGCCACGGACAGGCGGGCGCCCGGGATGTGCCGCGCGACGGTCTCGGCGGAGGAGACGGGGTGGCCCGGGTCGGTGTCCCAGGCGAGGACGAGCGTGGGGACCGTGATGCGCGCGAGGGTCTCCGGGGCCGGAAGGTCGGAGCCCGCGGCGCCCTCCAGGACGGCGGGCAGGAGGGCCGCGCGGACGTCGACGCCGCCCTGGTCGCGCCCGGCGAAGATCGGCGGGGTGGGCGCGGCGGCGCGCAGCGCGTCCAGCGCGGTGGGGTCCTCGGCGGCGAGCGCCGCCATCCGCCGGTAGAGCCCGGCCTGCGCCGCACGCGTCTCCCAGGCGGTGGGGACGGCGGTGAGGACCAGCGCGAAGAAGCGCTCGGGGGCGCGCAGCGCGGCGTGCAGCGCCGTCGCGGTGCCCATGGAGCAGCCGATCGCGGCGACGGGGGTCTCCGGCGAGAAGTGGTCGGCGAGCGCGAGCATGTCCCCGGCCAGGGCGCTCCACTCGTACGCGGCCGGTTCGGGCCTGCCGCCGCTCTCGCCGTGCCCCCGCGCGTCGTAGGCGACGAGGCGGTGGTGCGCCGCGACGGGCGCGTAGTCGGGGAGGCCGTAGCGGGCGTCATGGGCGCGGCTGCACGTGATCCCGTGCGCGAGCAGGACGGCGGGGCCCGTCCCGCGCACGGTGCAGGCGAGGCGGGCGCCGGGGAGCGGGACGACGGGGAAGTCGGCGGCGGGCGCGGGCTGCTGCGTCATGACGGGGACTCCTCGGCGGAACGAACAACGAACGGAGGGGGCTGGGCTGGGCTGGGCTGGGCTGGGCTGGGCTGGGCTGGGCTGGGCTGGGCTGGGCTGGGCTGGGCTGGGCTGGGCTGGGCTGGGCTGAAGGTACACCTGGGGGCGGGGTGGTGCGGCGGCATTCCGCGTACGGCGATCAAGGGCGTACGGCGACGCGATCTCCCCGGGGCCGAGGGGGCGAGGGGCGGCCCGCGAGCGCCTTCGTACGTCTGCGCGTGCCGCCGCGAGGTGCGGCGTCGTTCCCCGGTGGGAAGTCATTGATCAGATCCACCGAGGGGGTGCCGGGGCGCGGGGGCGGGTGCCGACGCAGCGCGACGAACTTGTTCGTGACGAACGCGTTCGTTACGCTCGTCGTACGGCAGGCACGTCCCCGTACCGCCGCTCCCCTGCCCCAGACCGAGAAAGGGGGACGTCATGGCCGACACTCCGCGCCAGGACCCCTCTCCTGCCGCCCCCGCGCCCGCCCGCCGCCCCGTGCGGGTCCGCTGGGTCCTGCTCGGCGTGCTCCTCGCCCTGCTCCTGTCCATGCTCGACGGCCTGATCGTCGGGACCGCGATGCCGACCGTCGTCGACGACCTCGGCGGGCTCGACCGGATGTCGTGGGTCGTCACCGGCTACACCCTCGCGACCGCGTGCTCGACCGCCGTGTGGGGCAAGCTCGGTGACCTCTTCGACCGCAAACGGGTCTTCCTCGCCTCGGTGGTGCTCTTCCTCGTGACGTCGGTGGCGTGCGGGCTCGCGCCGTCGATGAACGCGCTCATCGCCTTCCGCGTCGTGCAGGGACTCGGCGCGGGCGGCATGGGCGCGGGGGCCTTCGCGCTGATCGGCGCGCTCGTGCCGCCGCGCGAACG comes from Streptomyces sp. Tu6071 and encodes:
- a CDS encoding nucleoside/nucleotide kinase family protein — its product is MDPSFDALVARARRLSVPGRRRLLGIAGAPGAGKSTLAERIVAAVPGSVLVPMDGFHLAQAELERLGRAGRKGAPDTFDAAGYVALLRRLREPVADEVVYAPLFRREWEEPLAGAVPVPPDVPLVVTEGNYLLLDTGPWAPVRDLLDETWFLAPDPATRVRRLVERHVRYGRPRAEAERWVAESDEVNARVVEGSRARAELLVRG
- a CDS encoding alpha/beta fold hydrolase: MTQQPAPAADFPVVPLPGARLACTVRGTGPAVLLAHGITCSRAHDARYGLPDYAPVAAHHRLVAYDARGHGESGGRPEPAAYEWSALAGDMLALADHFSPETPVAAIGCSMGTATALHAALRAPERFFALVLTAVPTAWETRAAQAGLYRRMAALAAEDPTALDALRAAAPTPPIFAGRDQGGVDVRAALLPAVLEGAAGSDLPAPETLARITVPTLVLAWDTDPGHPVSSAETVARHIPGARLSVARTAAEVEGWGQVAADFLREAGS